In Deltaproteobacteria bacterium, one genomic interval encodes:
- a CDS encoding phosphotransferase — MKAMILAAGLGTRLLPLTQEKPKPLFLIAGRPLLDILIRTLQDSHCEAVIINTHHLAEMIDEFVQAQDYGIPVHTRYEPTILDTGGAIKNVEDFWDENPLLVINGDIFTNIDLAQIYRFHLGHRHLVTLALHDYSQFNNVWVDSKDHITGFGDTAPCPPTAPDVITSANDRQLAFTGIQVLDPQVLSFIPERTPCSIIDIYCEMIRAGITLKAFVPGNHYWHDIGTMAGYHGAAREALARKALAKAVPEIGEGILAWSELKGDGSDRTWHRVSLGKTSVIMVDHGPPPEDRTCEADSFVDIGQHLLNKGVPVPHIYGYDRPTGLVALQDLGDLHLQTVVRRTGDQVELLAHYKAVIDLLITMAVEGAKGFNPAFTYQTPYYDQRLILEKEARYFVTAFLNGYKGLRTDFEKLKEGFELFAKRALETGLVGFLHRDFQSRNILVRNEKYYVIDFQGGRLGPLPYDLASLLIDPYVELPEDIQQDLLAYYLDRLSGSVPVNRQDFLRAYRYCAINRNLQILGAFGFLSRVKEKTDFEAYIPAALASLKIRLSTIESDCPQLVRIVNGI, encoded by the coding sequence ATGAAGGCAATGATTTTGGCAGCAGGGCTTGGCACTCGCCTGTTGCCTCTGACCCAAGAGAAACCGAAACCTCTTTTTCTCATAGCAGGCCGCCCCTTGCTGGACATCCTGATTCGCACCCTTCAAGACTCGCATTGTGAGGCCGTGATAATAAACACGCACCATCTGGCTGAAATGATTGATGAGTTTGTCCAAGCACAGGACTACGGAATCCCTGTCCACACAAGGTACGAGCCAACCATCCTCGACACAGGAGGAGCCATAAAAAACGTTGAGGATTTCTGGGATGAGAATCCCTTGTTGGTTATCAACGGGGATATATTCACCAACATTGATCTTGCACAAATCTATAGATTCCACCTCGGTCACAGACATCTCGTCACATTGGCGCTTCACGACTATTCGCAGTTTAACAACGTCTGGGTCGATTCAAAAGATCATATCACGGGGTTTGGTGACACGGCTCCGTGTCCCCCCACGGCTCCCGATGTGATAACGTCTGCAAATGACCGCCAACTTGCCTTTACCGGCATACAAGTCCTCGATCCGCAGGTTCTGAGTTTCATCCCGGAAAGAACCCCTTGCAGCATCATCGATATCTATTGTGAGATGATCCGGGCAGGCATTACGCTAAAGGCATTTGTGCCCGGCAATCACTACTGGCACGACATAGGAACCATGGCGGGATATCACGGGGCAGCAAGAGAAGCCCTGGCCCGCAAGGCGCTGGCGAAGGCCGTTCCGGAGATTGGCGAAGGTATCCTGGCCTGGTCTGAGCTCAAAGGAGACGGCTCTGACCGTACATGGCATCGCGTCAGTTTGGGAAAGACCTCTGTTATCATGGTCGATCACGGCCCCCCGCCGGAGGACAGGACGTGCGAGGCGGATTCCTTTGTTGACATCGGACAGCACCTTTTAAACAAGGGCGTGCCGGTTCCCCATATCTACGGCTACGATCGCCCCACGGGTCTTGTTGCCCTGCAAGATTTGGGCGATCTTCACCTCCAGACTGTTGTTCGCCGAACAGGAGACCAGGTAGAACTCCTTGCCCACTACAAGGCCGTCATTGACCTGCTAATCACCATGGCGGTTGAAGGGGCAAAGGGATTCAACCCGGCATTCACCTACCAGACTCCTTATTATGACCAACGCCTTATCCTAGAAAAAGAAGCCAGATACTTTGTGACCGCCTTTCTGAACGGGTACAAGGGCCTACGAACAGACTTTGAAAAACTCAAGGAAGGCTTTGAACTATTTGCCAAAAGAGCCCTTGAAACCGGCCTTGTGGGTTTCCTGCACCGCGATTTTCAATCCCGCAATATCCTTGTCAGGAACGAAAAATATTACGTCATCGATTTTCAAGGCGGCCGGCTTGGCCCCCTGCCCTACGACCTTGCTTCATTGCTCATCGATCCCTACGTAGAGCTTCCCGAGGATATCCAGCAAGATCTACTGGCGTACTATCTGGACAGGCTTTCTGGCTCTGTGCCGGTTAACCGTCAGGATTTTCTCCGTGCCTACAGATACTGCGCCATTAATCGGAATCTCCAGATCCTGGGCGCCTTCGGCTTTTTGAGCAGGGTTAAGGAAAAAACAGATTTTGAGGCGTACATACCAGCAGCTCTTGCTTCCCTTAAAATACGTCTTAGTACGATAGAGTCCGATTGCCCTCAGTTGGTGCGTATCGTAAACGGCATTTAG
- a CDS encoding insulinase family protein, whose product MLRIYRLTATTRVWRPGALFVFLGLVLFLHGHAYGETEAEVLPQSAAGVVESDCIDRIIPSKPNDLFVVLKNGLTVLIRESHGSKVVSCQVLVKTGSIFEGERMGGGLSHYLEHVVSGGTTSRFTEAEIKERLQDIGGATNAYTSYDDTVYFINTTSAHYQEGLKLLLAYVTDCQFNDAEYQREKPVILQEFQLGENDPSGQLWHSFVKTAYRKHPIRHPVIGEKEVFLKMDKDDLMAHYRRWYTPENMVIAVAGKADKEDVLKVVLELAGSLKRTENPPYVLPKEPRQFSSRKVVKTLAIARLTKALLGFRTIPLTDPDLYALDVLAVIMGDGRTSRLYRRVRDEKRLVLSINASSWTPAYAEGQFSVSMSLSGENLSEAVDAVWNELSDLKENLVEEDALSRAKNIVAADHVFGLQSAASQAARLASDWVATGDPYFSETYVSKIREVTREELRGVARKYFQRDRMTLAVVKPPSAVTEKDDFQPVESPGSGIEARVLPNQMTLLLKRNSAVPVVSFKFFVKGGLRFEPVDRPGLSHFMAGLLTKGTTSRTKFEIAKTLEDLGGHITASSGYNTVSVSVSVLKDHFDIALDLLADVVLHPIFAESEIEKQRKDTLLAIKRLDEQWTTEITRLFKRHYYRKHPYRNDVLGKAEAVTGFSEEDIRGFYESIVMPNSAVLAVFGDIDPDVVAPKVREAFKDFEPGILEQPIIEAETHNIEEDEIFETLNEKTSAAIFAGYNGLPLGDKDTPVVDVLDAIISGIGYPNGWLHDALRGGQKSLVYYVHAYPAFGVDGGYFGIMTQTTVENYEKVLKIVLGQMALIQEKEVDSKTLERAKNVCITMHEIGLETIAAQASSSALNQLVGLGYDYDTRYRELIEKVSAADVLRVARKLFSHHLIVATKPRQPPKIKQIQDATSVVF is encoded by the coding sequence ATGCTACGGATCTATCGTTTGACAGCGACAACACGGGTATGGCGTCCGGGCGCCTTGTTCGTGTTTTTGGGTCTTGTCCTTTTTCTACACGGTCACGCATACGGCGAAACAGAGGCGGAGGTATTACCTCAAAGCGCTGCTGGTGTTGTCGAAAGCGATTGCATTGACCGGATCATTCCTTCCAAGCCCAATGACCTCTTTGTGGTTCTGAAAAATGGGCTCACTGTGCTTATCCGTGAATCTCATGGCTCAAAGGTGGTCTCCTGTCAGGTCCTTGTCAAGACCGGGTCTATTTTTGAGGGCGAGCGGATGGGAGGGGGGCTCTCACATTACCTGGAACATGTGGTTTCCGGCGGGACCACCTCCAGGTTCACGGAAGCCGAAATCAAAGAGAGGCTCCAGGATATAGGCGGCGCCACAAATGCTTATACCAGCTACGACGACACGGTCTACTTCATCAATACGACAAGTGCACATTATCAGGAGGGCCTTAAGCTCCTTTTGGCGTATGTGACTGACTGTCAATTCAATGATGCAGAATACCAGAGGGAAAAGCCCGTCATCCTTCAGGAGTTTCAGTTGGGGGAGAACGACCCTTCAGGGCAGTTGTGGCACTCATTTGTGAAGACAGCGTACCGAAAACATCCGATTCGGCATCCCGTAATAGGCGAAAAAGAGGTCTTTCTCAAAATGGACAAGGATGACCTCATGGCACACTACCGCCGTTGGTATACGCCTGAGAACATGGTCATTGCTGTGGCAGGCAAAGCGGACAAAGAAGATGTGTTGAAAGTTGTCCTCGAGTTGGCAGGCAGCCTTAAGAGAACTGAGAATCCCCCATATGTCCTTCCAAAAGAACCGCGACAGTTTTCTTCGCGCAAGGTGGTCAAGACCCTGGCAATAGCAAGGCTGACAAAAGCTCTTTTGGGCTTTCGAACCATCCCTCTGACAGATCCTGACCTCTATGCGCTTGACGTGCTGGCAGTGATCATGGGCGATGGCCGTACCTCCAGGCTTTATCGGCGAGTTCGAGATGAAAAGAGGCTCGTTCTTTCCATCAACGCATCGAGCTGGACCCCGGCCTATGCTGAAGGGCAATTTTCGGTTTCCATGAGTCTTTCCGGGGAGAATCTGTCGGAAGCCGTGGACGCGGTATGGAATGAACTCTCTGATCTGAAGGAAAACCTCGTTGAGGAGGATGCCTTAAGCCGGGCAAAGAATATCGTTGCGGCAGACCATGTTTTCGGACTGCAGTCCGCAGCAAGCCAGGCCGCCCGGTTGGCCTCGGATTGGGTGGCCACAGGAGATCCCTATTTCAGCGAGACCTATGTGTCGAAGATCCGGGAAGTTACCCGTGAGGAACTGAGAGGCGTTGCCAGGAAGTATTTTCAGCGGGACAGAATGACTCTTGCCGTAGTTAAGCCACCTTCGGCCGTAACTGAGAAGGACGATTTCCAGCCTGTCGAGTCCCCTGGATCGGGAATTGAGGCACGGGTGCTGCCCAATCAGATGACGCTTCTGTTGAAACGGAACTCGGCCGTCCCTGTTGTTTCCTTCAAGTTTTTTGTAAAAGGTGGGCTTCGATTCGAACCGGTCGACAGACCGGGCCTTTCTCATTTTATGGCAGGTCTTTTAACCAAAGGGACTACAAGCCGGACCAAGTTTGAAATTGCCAAGACCCTCGAAGATCTGGGAGGACATATTACGGCAAGTTCCGGATACAATACGGTAAGCGTGTCGGTCTCAGTCTTGAAGGATCATTTTGATATAGCCCTCGATTTGCTCGCCGATGTGGTTCTTCACCCCATTTTTGCCGAGAGTGAAATAGAAAAGCAGCGAAAAGATACACTCCTGGCCATCAAAAGGCTCGATGAACAGTGGACCACGGAGATCACAAGGCTCTTCAAAAGACACTATTATCGAAAGCACCCCTACCGAAACGATGTGCTTGGCAAGGCAGAGGCGGTGACGGGATTTTCCGAAGAGGATATCAGGGGGTTTTATGAGTCGATAGTGATGCCAAATAGTGCGGTTTTGGCGGTTTTTGGCGATATTGACCCGGACGTGGTTGCACCAAAGGTTCGAGAGGCATTTAAGGACTTTGAGCCCGGGATCTTGGAACAGCCCATCATTGAGGCAGAGACTCACAATATTGAGGAGGACGAGATCTTTGAGACACTAAACGAAAAGACATCGGCTGCCATTTTTGCAGGCTATAACGGCCTGCCCCTCGGTGACAAAGACACGCCTGTGGTGGATGTGCTGGATGCAATTATTTCAGGGATCGGATATCCAAACGGTTGGCTGCATGACGCCCTTAGAGGAGGACAAAAGAGCCTGGTCTACTATGTGCATGCCTACCCGGCATTTGGGGTGGACGGCGGCTATTTCGGGATAATGACCCAGACAACGGTGGAGAATTATGAAAAGGTGCTCAAGATTGTCCTGGGCCAGATGGCCTTGATTCAGGAAAAGGAAGTGGACTCCAAAACCCTTGAGCGAGCCAAAAACGTTTGCATTACCATGCACGAGATCGGACTGGAAACGATTGCAGCCCAGGCCTCAAGCTCAGCGCTCAACCAACTCGTTGGATTGGGATATGATTATGACACGAGGTATCGGGAATTGATCGAAAAGGTAAGTGCCGCCGACGTATTACGCGTAGCCAGAAAGCTTTTTTCACATCATCTGATTGTGGCGACAAAACCAAGACAACCCCCTAAGATCAAACAAATTCAAGATGCGACCTCGGTCGTTTTTTGA